A single Bifidobacterium scardovii JCM 12489 = DSM 13734 DNA region contains:
- a CDS encoding ABC transporter substrate-binding protein yields the protein MSMKMKAAVAAVSAAAMALTLGACGTGSNGGSASGKTAVSYSDVEAALKSDKDINLTMWAWSYDTMKPSVEAFEKKYPHIKIDFKSTGASADHYTKVQNAIKAKKGLPDIVQLEYDALPQYAVQGALVDLNGDGIDSNIGKLYNDAAWKNVHVGDGLYGIPQDQAPIAAWYRTDILDQYGIKIPTTWDEYEQAGIKLHKADPSKYLGFIDTSGNRQFVQMLHAGDANPWTVEGLKDVTLNLTGDKSTKISDFTQKLIDEGVLAAVPSGTDEFNRAFADGKYASWIDGSWRGGLFATGNPELKGKLKAALPPSWGSSEDDLQVGEAGGSLLSVTTTADTKEKQAAALAFINWVNSDPESIDAFQTVGGSLFCAAKSFQSDSKYAETDDPYFGQKVNEIYFKAAEKINTNWSILPYNNQMDSDFKDIVVPEMKEGGNITSALSKFQDKLKTYGTEQGFNVTAK from the coding sequence ATGTCAATGAAGATGAAAGCAGCAGTTGCCGCAGTGTCCGCAGCGGCCATGGCTCTCACTCTCGGAGCTTGCGGTACGGGCAGCAACGGAGGCAGCGCTTCCGGCAAGACGGCCGTCAGCTATTCCGATGTCGAGGCGGCTCTCAAGAGCGACAAGGACATCAACCTGACGATGTGGGCATGGTCGTACGACACGATGAAGCCCAGCGTCGAGGCCTTCGAGAAGAAGTACCCGCACATCAAGATCGACTTCAAGTCCACCGGTGCCTCCGCCGACCACTACACCAAGGTGCAGAACGCCATCAAGGCCAAGAAGGGCCTGCCGGACATCGTCCAGCTCGAGTATGACGCGCTGCCGCAGTACGCGGTGCAGGGCGCGCTCGTCGACCTCAACGGCGATGGCATCGACTCCAACATCGGCAAGCTGTACAACGACGCCGCGTGGAAGAACGTCCACGTGGGCGACGGCCTGTACGGCATCCCGCAGGATCAGGCGCCTATCGCCGCCTGGTACCGCACCGACATCCTCGACCAGTACGGCATCAAGATCCCGACCACCTGGGATGAGTACGAGCAGGCCGGCATCAAGCTGCACAAGGCCGATCCGAGCAAGTACCTCGGCTTCATCGACACCTCGGGCAACCGCCAGTTCGTGCAGATGCTGCACGCCGGCGACGCCAACCCGTGGACCGTCGAGGGTCTCAAGGACGTCACGCTGAACCTGACTGGCGACAAGTCCACCAAGATCTCCGACTTCACCCAGAAGCTCATCGACGAGGGCGTTCTCGCCGCCGTGCCGTCCGGTACCGACGAGTTCAACCGTGCGTTCGCCGATGGCAAGTACGCCTCCTGGATCGACGGGTCGTGGCGTGGCGGCCTGTTCGCCACCGGCAACCCGGAGCTCAAGGGCAAGCTCAAGGCCGCCCTACCGCCGAGCTGGGGCTCTTCCGAGGATGACCTGCAGGTCGGCGAGGCCGGCGGTTCGCTGCTGAGCGTCACCACCACGGCCGACACCAAGGAGAAGCAGGCCGCCGCGCTTGCCTTCATCAACTGGGTCAACTCCGATCCCGAGTCCATCGACGCCTTCCAGACCGTCGGCGGCTCCCTGTTCTGCGCAGCCAAGTCGTTCCAGTCCGATTCCAAGTACGCCGAGACCGACGATCCGTACTTCGGCCAGAAGGTGAACGAGATCTATTTCAAGGCCGCCGAGAAGATCAACACGAACTGGTCCATCCTGCCGTACAACAACCAGATGGATTCCGACTTCAAGGACATCGTCGTGCCCGAGATGAAGGAAGGCGGCAACATCACCTCCGCGCTGAGCAAGTTCCAGGACAAGCTGAAGACCTACGGTACCGAGCAGGGCTTCAACGTCACCGCGAAGTGA
- a CDS encoding carbohydrate ABC transporter permease, translating into MSAAVESPAARGAGKPAKARKVEVRREKPDWIGIPFCLPYVIVFLFGTIIPLFYALYLGFFKQQMIGGSSFVGFGNYLKALRDTLMWTGFGRVFLYFWIQTPLMLALALMAALMLDSQRIRHIAVPRILMFLPYAVPGVIAAMMWGYIYGSDYGLFGQIAHLFGAKAPNMFSSQLMLFAIANIATWCFVGYNMLIYYSSLRVIPEELYESARIDGASELRIAWSIKIPQIRGSIVMTLLFSLIGSFQLFNEPNVLKTLAPETINSSYTPNMYTYNLAFTSQDANYAAAVSLVVGIITMVLVAIVKAIGNRWDK; encoded by the coding sequence ATGAGTGCAGCAGTTGAGTCCCCCGCCGCGCGGGGCGCGGGTAAGCCCGCGAAAGCGCGGAAAGTCGAGGTCAGGAGGGAAAAGCCGGATTGGATCGGCATCCCGTTCTGCCTGCCTTACGTGATCGTGTTCCTGTTCGGTACGATCATCCCGTTGTTCTACGCGTTGTATCTGGGCTTCTTCAAGCAGCAGATGATCGGCGGCTCCTCGTTCGTCGGATTCGGCAACTATCTGAAGGCCCTGCGCGATACGCTGATGTGGACGGGCTTCGGCCGCGTGTTCCTGTACTTCTGGATCCAGACGCCGCTCATGCTCGCGCTGGCCCTCATGGCCGCGCTGATGCTGGATTCGCAGCGCATCCGCCACATCGCGGTGCCGCGCATCCTCATGTTCCTGCCCTATGCGGTGCCGGGCGTGATCGCGGCCATGATGTGGGGCTACATCTACGGCAGCGACTACGGCCTGTTCGGCCAGATCGCCCATCTGTTCGGGGCGAAGGCGCCGAACATGTTCAGCAGCCAGCTCATGCTGTTCGCCATCGCGAACATCGCCACATGGTGCTTCGTGGGCTACAACATGCTGATCTACTACTCCTCGCTGCGCGTGATCCCGGAGGAGTTGTACGAGTCGGCCCGCATCGACGGCGCTTCGGAGCTCAGGATCGCATGGTCGATCAAGATCCCGCAGATCCGCGGCTCGATCGTGATGACGCTGCTGTTCTCGCTGATCGGTTCGTTCCAGCTGTTCAACGAGCCGAACGTGTTGAAGACGCTGGCTCCGGAGACGATCAACAGCTCGTACACGCCGAACATGTACACCTACAACCTGGCGTTCACCAGCCAGGACGCGAACTACGCGGCCGCCGTATCGCTGGTCGTTGGCATCATCACGATGGTGCTCGTCGCCATCGTCAAGGCTATCGGAAACAGGTGGGATAAGTAA
- a CDS encoding carbohydrate ABC transporter permease has product MSAATVSPSKATREEKLAQKDWKNRQRNRRRAEKQAQQVKLTGKQRVMSWLLHIVMAVMVIYCLVPLLWLVFSSTKSNSGLYTSPGLWFADKNVFFQNVHDTFTFKDGVYPRWLLNTLMYAVVAGLGSTLIATFAGYAVATMKFPGRNWLLWITLAFMSIPSTVITVPLFLMYSQVGLVSTPWAVILPQLSNPFGLYLMIIYAQTSIPISLVEAAKLDGASHWTIFWKIGFPLLSPGFVTVLLFALVGVWNNYFLPLIMLQDTKDYPLTVGLNVWLKMGNDTSVKELPNNLILTGSLIAIIPLIICFLFLQKYWQSGLAAGSVKQ; this is encoded by the coding sequence ATGAGTGCCGCAACCGTATCGCCGAGCAAGGCGACGCGCGAGGAGAAGCTCGCGCAGAAGGATTGGAAGAACCGCCAGCGCAACCGCAGGCGCGCCGAGAAGCAGGCGCAGCAGGTCAAGCTCACGGGCAAGCAGCGCGTGATGAGCTGGCTGCTGCACATCGTGATGGCCGTGATGGTCATCTACTGCCTGGTGCCGTTGCTGTGGCTGGTGTTCTCGAGCACCAAGAGCAACAGTGGCCTGTACACCTCGCCGGGTCTGTGGTTCGCCGACAAGAACGTGTTCTTCCAGAACGTGCATGACACCTTCACGTTCAAGGACGGCGTCTACCCGCGCTGGCTGCTCAACACCCTCATGTACGCGGTGGTCGCCGGTCTCGGCTCCACGCTGATCGCGACCTTCGCGGGTTACGCGGTGGCCACGATGAAGTTCCCCGGCCGCAACTGGCTGCTGTGGATCACGCTGGCGTTCATGTCGATCCCCAGCACGGTCATCACCGTGCCGCTGTTCCTCATGTACTCGCAGGTCGGCTTGGTCAGCACGCCGTGGGCCGTGATCCTGCCGCAGCTGAGCAACCCGTTCGGCCTGTACCTGATGATCATCTACGCGCAGACGTCGATACCGATCTCGCTGGTCGAGGCGGCCAAACTCGACGGCGCCAGCCATTGGACAATCTTCTGGAAGATCGGCTTCCCGCTGCTGTCCCCGGGCTTCGTGACCGTGCTGCTGTTCGCGCTGGTCGGCGTGTGGAACAACTACTTCCTGCCGCTGATCATGCTGCAGGACACGAAGGACTACCCGCTGACCGTCGGCCTGAACGTATGGCTGAAGATGGGCAATGACACGTCCGTCAAGGAGTTGCCGAACAACCTGATCCTGACCGGCTCGCTGATCGCCATCATCCCGCTGATCATCTGCTTCCTGTTCCTGCAGAAGTACTGGCAGTCCGGCTTGGCCGCAGGTTCCGTCAAGCAATAA
- a CDS encoding family 43 glycosylhydrolase — MTTVTMKGVSLALDDHGQVAQLHGLGIQRFGGTYYAYGENKVNGNRFQGVACYTSDDLAHWRSEGIVLGVRESGLLAADTIAERPKVLRCPSTGEYVMYIHTERGDYNYAHIGVAVADNPLGPFRFLFSMQPFGNISRDIGVFQDEDGAGYLISEDREHGTHIYRLSGDYHSVVEDVACERGTNYEYGYESPTIIRHEGLYYWFGSQLTGWNCNDNMFATAADLHGPWSEWKPFTPLGSKTFESQCNLVMPLPDGQFLYIGDRWNPDDLGNSPTLWLPIRIGGGEAMLEWHDEWTYER, encoded by the coding sequence ATGACTACAGTGACCATGAAGGGCGTCAGCCTCGCGCTGGACGACCACGGCCAGGTCGCCCAGCTGCACGGGCTGGGCATCCAGCGTTTCGGCGGCACGTACTATGCCTACGGCGAGAACAAGGTGAACGGCAACCGGTTCCAGGGCGTGGCCTGCTACACGTCCGACGATCTGGCCCATTGGCGCAGCGAGGGCATCGTGCTGGGCGTGCGCGAAAGCGGACTGCTCGCCGCCGACACCATCGCCGAACGCCCCAAGGTGCTGCGCTGCCCGTCCACCGGCGAATACGTGATGTACATCCATACCGAGCGCGGCGACTACAACTACGCGCATATCGGCGTGGCCGTGGCCGATAACCCGCTCGGTCCGTTCCGCTTCCTGTTCTCCATGCAGCCGTTCGGCAACATCTCGCGCGATATCGGCGTCTTCCAGGACGAGGATGGGGCCGGATACCTCATTTCCGAGGACCGCGAGCACGGCACGCACATCTACCGGCTGTCCGGCGACTACCATTCGGTGGTCGAGGACGTGGCCTGCGAGCGGGGCACGAATTACGAATACGGCTACGAGTCGCCGACCATCATCAGGCATGAGGGCCTGTACTACTGGTTCGGCTCGCAGCTGACCGGGTGGAACTGTAACGACAACATGTTCGCCACCGCGGCCGACCTGCACGGCCCGTGGAGCGAATGGAAGCCGTTCACGCCGCTCGGCTCGAAGACCTTCGAGTCGCAGTGCAATCTGGTGATGCCGCTGCCCGACGGCCAGTTCCTCTACATCGGCGACCGTTGGAATCCCGACGACTTGGGCAATTCGCCCACGCTGTGGCTGCCGATCCGCATCGGCGGCGGCGAGGCGATGCTGGAGTGGCACGACGAATGGACCTACGAGCGCTAG
- a CDS encoding YhgE/Pip domain-containing protein: MRTVWRIFTRDLIRILRNPVALVVTFGVAIIPSLYAWFNILANWDPYSATGNLQVAVANDDKGASNDLVGDLNAGKQVVSELKKNDELGWRFVSEEKALEGVQSGEYYAAIVLPKDFSESLVDSVTGSGTRPKIKYYVNEKKNAIAPKITDTGATTIDEQINSTFVSTVSNAVASAISQAGNELDEATTNTQNDVIGDLNKVIDSIGTVNTALADTQTTLHQADTAIADAKRTTAALKSTVAAARQASKQSGTLLSEAQTGSQSFANTLVGALDNGSIQLSGLAVNANNAAGTVIGSFNTAQSSIDAITDAISRPLDATAATLGDLKDALNKAGLGQDTADPVGQRIWSQINAIDDAVSAQQTQVDAFHKDTTAFITSGKDATGNLSGAVGDTAVGGIAAMNAARGSLTGTIMPNLTASLNSFAALNGTLDGTLASLSNTLEQTDGLFDQLSSTISQATSAIAGTQTSLGQLSGSVATVRTDIAAINSSETYRKISDALHLDDEAFGEFMGNPVSLTTKVVYPTDNYGSAVTPFYTNLALWVGGFVLIAIYKLEVDHESIARFSASQAYMGRWLLLVTIGFLQAIIATVGDLVLGIQCEHPFLFILAGVFCSFVYINIIYALAVAFRHIGKAVAVILVIMQIPGASGLYPIEMMPDFFRKLHPWLPFTYGINAMRGPIAGTYGNHYWVDMMHLSWYLPVALFVGLVVRRYALNLNALFDRRLGDTDLMITEHNSMVNERVSLTAVFREISGTDELHTVVKRRAHRFFARYPKMIGSGLIVLLVLPVVFLILLFVTQEKIAMLTAWIVSIIVIDAYLIVVEYTRDSYARQLGVSTMSADEFRDVMLHGYVWRRTHGGAGRHAPGHAAATTAGAAATAVGEDTEEIAPGRDGATGGMTGGTADGMSGEGGAR; encoded by the coding sequence GTGCGAACGGTGTGGCGTATTTTCACGCGTGATCTCATCCGGATTCTGCGCAATCCGGTCGCTCTGGTGGTGACGTTCGGCGTGGCCATCATCCCTTCGCTGTACGCGTGGTTCAACATTCTCGCCAACTGGGATCCGTATTCGGCCACCGGCAACCTTCAGGTCGCCGTGGCCAACGACGACAAGGGCGCCAGCAACGATCTGGTCGGCGATCTCAACGCCGGCAAGCAGGTCGTGAGCGAGCTCAAGAAAAACGACGAGCTGGGGTGGCGGTTCGTCAGCGAGGAAAAGGCGCTGGAAGGCGTGCAGTCGGGCGAATACTACGCGGCGATCGTCCTGCCCAAGGACTTCAGCGAAAGTCTGGTCGATTCGGTGACCGGCTCCGGAACCCGGCCGAAGATCAAGTACTACGTCAACGAGAAAAAGAACGCGATCGCGCCGAAAATCACCGATACGGGCGCGACGACCATCGACGAGCAGATCAACTCCACTTTCGTCTCCACGGTGAGCAACGCGGTCGCATCCGCCATATCCCAGGCGGGCAACGAACTCGACGAGGCGACGACCAACACGCAGAACGACGTGATCGGCGACCTCAACAAGGTGATCGACAGCATCGGCACCGTGAACACGGCGCTCGCGGATACCCAGACCACGCTGCATCAGGCGGATACGGCCATCGCGGACGCGAAACGCACCACGGCCGCGCTCAAGAGCACGGTGGCCGCGGCGCGGCAGGCCTCCAAGCAGTCAGGAACGCTGCTCTCCGAGGCGCAGACCGGTTCGCAGTCCTTCGCGAACACGCTGGTCGGCGCGCTCGACAACGGATCGATCCAGCTGTCGGGGCTGGCCGTGAACGCCAACAACGCCGCCGGCACGGTCATCGGATCGTTCAACACCGCGCAGAGTTCCATCGATGCCATCACCGATGCGATCTCCCGACCGCTGGACGCCACCGCGGCCACCTTGGGCGATCTCAAGGACGCGCTGAACAAGGCCGGTCTCGGCCAGGACACCGCCGATCCGGTCGGCCAGCGCATCTGGTCGCAGATCAACGCGATCGACGATGCCGTCAGCGCGCAGCAGACGCAGGTCGACGCCTTCCACAAGGACACCACGGCGTTCATCACGTCCGGCAAGGACGCGACCGGCAATCTGTCCGGCGCGGTCGGCGACACGGCGGTCGGCGGCATCGCGGCGATGAACGCCGCCCGCGGCTCGCTGACCGGCACGATCATGCCGAATCTCACCGCATCGCTGAACAGCTTCGCCGCGCTGAACGGCACCTTGGACGGCACGCTGGCCTCGCTGTCGAACACGCTGGAGCAGACCGACGGGCTGTTCGACCAGCTGTCGTCCACCATCAGCCAGGCCACGTCCGCCATCGCCGGCACGCAGACCTCGCTGGGCCAGCTGTCCGGCAGCGTGGCGACCGTGCGCACCGACATCGCCGCGATCAACAGCTCGGAGACCTACCGCAAGATCAGCGACGCCCTGCACCTCGACGACGAGGCGTTCGGCGAGTTCATGGGCAACCCCGTCTCACTGACCACCAAGGTCGTCTATCCCACCGACAACTACGGCTCCGCCGTCACGCCGTTCTACACGAACCTTGCGCTGTGGGTCGGCGGATTCGTGCTCATCGCGATCTACAAGCTCGAAGTCGACCATGAGTCGATCGCGCGCTTCTCCGCCTCGCAGGCGTATATGGGGCGTTGGCTGCTGCTGGTCACCATCGGCTTCCTGCAGGCGATCATCGCGACCGTCGGCGATCTGGTGCTCGGCATCCAGTGCGAGCATCCGTTCCTGTTCATCCTGGCCGGCGTGTTCTGCTCGTTCGTGTACATCAATATCATCTACGCGCTGGCCGTGGCGTTCCGCCATATCGGCAAGGCCGTGGCCGTGATCCTGGTGATCATGCAGATCCCCGGCGCGTCCGGCCTGTACCCGATCGAGATGATGCCCGACTTCTTCCGCAAACTGCACCCGTGGCTGCCGTTCACGTATGGCATCAACGCGATGCGCGGGCCGATCGCCGGCACGTACGGCAACCATTACTGGGTCGATATGATGCACCTGTCGTGGTACCTGCCGGTCGCGCTGTTCGTCGGGCTGGTGGTGCGCCGGTATGCGCTGAACCTCAACGCGCTGTTCGACCGCCGCCTCGGCGACACGGATCTGATGATCACCGAGCACAACAGCATGGTCAACGAGCGGGTGAGTCTGACCGCCGTGTTCCGCGAGATCTCCGGCACCGACGAGCTGCACACCGTGGTCAAGCGGCGCGCGCACCGATTCTTCGCGCGCTATCCGAAGATGATCGGATCGGGGCTGATCGTGCTGCTGGTGCTGCCGGTCGTATTCCTGATCCTGCTGTTCGTCACGCAGGAGAAGATCGCGATGCTCACCGCGTGGATCGTGTCGATCATCGTCATCGACGCGTACCTGATCGTCGTCGAATACACCAGGGACAGCTACGCGCGCCAGCTCGGCGTGAGCACGATGAGCGCCGACGAGTTCCGCGACGTGATGCTGCACGGGTACGTGTGGCGGCGCACGCATGGGGGCGCAGGCAGGCATGCGCCCGGGCATGCGGCGGCTACGACTGCCGGGGCTGCGGCTACGGCCGTGGGCGAGGACACCGAGGAGATCGCGCCGGGCCGCGACGGAGCGACCGGCGGCATGACCGGTGGCACGGCCGATGGCATGAGCGGTGAAGGAGGCGCGCGATGA
- a CDS encoding YhgE/Pip domain-containing protein: MRNIWKIFVRDVRQATRNVIALIVAMGLVVVPALYAWYNIAASWDPYGNTKALKVAVANVDKGYKSDLIPVTINVGETVTSALRANHDLDWQFVDKSEAIDGVNSGEYYAALIIPKSFSADMMTLFSPNIKHAKLEYYLNEKINPIAPHITDQGASTVATTIDQTFVKTLGEVAIGLASNVVDYAQSPQVAQYVTNATEHISSLSSQLKSASDQATAYAGLIGATTSIIESTDKLLGSNQSAASDAKQAMQQGTDAVTSLENALSGATSGVNTALDQASSAYDKVDKQIAAAFSDINDQSTQVAGKLTDLQSHVQSQADGFGGYASALRSLASSAGAQAVRDALDAAADQAQATQTKLNDVATAIGGAARRLTDGSADLETTRKDLASNIADAKASVTQVADTYRTTLKPQLDALSSSMGDVMTQSTAVIDGLGATIDDVSGLSGGISGSLAAVQSTLSDASASLGEAATKLDDLNGKFFSVLSGGGLDLSALTSADSDTIATMLSAPVAVDRIAVYPVENYGSAMAPFYTILSIWVGSIILVAMLKVTVSDHEKAKILGLGNVLPLGAETGLREAMIAGRTAGPGAMIDVLRKPRAESPGNARGFGLHLYQEYFGRYLIFALFALMQGTLVCLGDMFYLGVQCEHPVQFLMVGWLASLVFSNLVYTLTVSFGDIGKAIAVVLLVMQVAGSGGTFPIETLPPFFRAVSKFLLFPYAVDAMHAAMAGSYGMEYWVSMGKLALFLIPSLLLGLMLRKPVIRLNNWIIRNLESTKVM, from the coding sequence ATGAGGAACATATGGAAGATCTTCGTGCGCGACGTCCGCCAGGCCACGCGCAACGTGATCGCGCTCATCGTCGCGATGGGTCTGGTGGTCGTGCCGGCGCTGTACGCGTGGTACAACATCGCCGCCAGCTGGGATCCGTACGGCAACACGAAGGCGCTGAAAGTCGCCGTCGCGAACGTCGACAAGGGCTACAAGTCCGACCTGATCCCGGTCACCATCAACGTCGGCGAGACCGTGACCAGCGCGCTGCGCGCCAACCACGACCTCGACTGGCAGTTCGTCGACAAAAGCGAGGCCATCGACGGCGTGAACTCGGGCGAATACTACGCGGCGCTGATCATCCCCAAGAGCTTCAGCGCCGACATGATGACGCTGTTCTCGCCGAACATCAAGCACGCGAAGCTGGAATACTACCTCAACGAGAAAATCAACCCGATCGCGCCGCACATCACCGATCAGGGCGCGAGCACGGTGGCTACAACCATCGACCAGACCTTCGTCAAGACGCTTGGCGAGGTCGCGATCGGCCTGGCCTCGAATGTGGTCGATTATGCGCAGAGCCCCCAGGTGGCGCAGTACGTGACCAACGCCACCGAGCATATCTCGTCCCTGTCGTCGCAGCTGAAGAGCGCGTCCGACCAGGCCACCGCCTACGCCGGGCTGATCGGGGCGACCACCAGCATCATCGAGTCGACCGACAAGCTGCTCGGATCCAACCAGTCGGCCGCATCCGACGCGAAGCAGGCGATGCAGCAGGGCACCGACGCCGTGACCAGCTTGGAAAACGCGCTGTCCGGTGCCACAAGCGGCGTCAACACGGCGTTGGATCAGGCGTCGTCGGCCTACGACAAGGTCGACAAGCAGATCGCCGCCGCATTCTCGGACATCAACGATCAATCGACGCAGGTCGCCGGCAAGCTCACCGACCTGCAAAGCCATGTGCAGTCGCAAGCGGACGGGTTCGGCGGCTATGCCTCGGCGCTGCGCTCGCTGGCTTCCTCCGCCGGCGCGCAAGCGGTGCGGGACGCGCTCGATGCGGCCGCCGACCAGGCTCAGGCCACGCAGACCAAGCTCAATGACGTCGCCACGGCGATCGGCGGCGCGGCGCGGCGGCTTACCGACGGCAGCGCCGATCTGGAGACGACCCGCAAGGATCTCGCCTCGAACATCGCCGATGCCAAGGCTTCGGTCACGCAGGTGGCCGACACCTACCGGACCACGCTCAAGCCGCAGCTCGACGCGCTGTCGTCGTCGATGGGCGATGTCATGACGCAGTCCACCGCCGTGATCGACGGGCTGGGCGCGACCATCGACGACGTATCCGGGCTGTCCGGCGGCATCTCCGGCAGCCTGGCGGCCGTGCAGTCGACGCTTTCCGATGCGTCTGCGTCGCTTGGCGAGGCCGCCACGAAACTCGACGATCTCAACGGCAAGTTCTTCTCCGTGCTCAGCGGCGGCGGCCTTGACCTGTCCGCGCTCACGTCCGCCGACTCGGACACGATCGCCACGATGCTGTCCGCGCCGGTGGCCGTCGACCGCATCGCCGTGTATCCGGTGGAGAACTACGGGTCGGCCATGGCCCCGTTCTATACGATCCTGTCCATCTGGGTCGGGTCGATCATTCTGGTCGCCATGCTCAAGGTGACGGTTTCCGACCATGAAAAGGCGAAGATCCTGGGACTCGGCAACGTGCTGCCGCTCGGCGCGGAAACCGGCCTGCGCGAGGCGATGATCGCGGGCCGCACCGCGGGGCCGGGGGCGATGATCGACGTGCTGCGCAAGCCGCGCGCCGAGTCGCCGGGCAACGCGCGCGGTTTCGGGCTGCACCTGTACCAGGAGTACTTCGGCCGGTATCTGATCTTCGCGCTGTTCGCGCTGATGCAGGGCACGCTCGTGTGCCTTGGCGACATGTTCTATCTCGGCGTGCAGTGCGAGCACCCGGTGCAGTTCCTGATGGTCGGATGGCTGGCCTCGCTGGTGTTCTCGAACCTGGTGTACACGCTCACCGTGTCGTTCGGCGACATCGGCAAGGCGATCGCCGTGGTGCTGTTGGTCATGCAGGTGGCCGGTTCCGGCGGCACCTTCCCGATCGAGACCCTGCCGCCGTTCTTCCGTGCGGTGTCGAAGTTCCTGCTGTTCCCCTACGCGGTCGATGCGATGCACGCCGCGATGGCCGGCTCGTACGGCATGGAGTACTGGGTGTCGATGGGCAAGCTCGCGCTGTTCCTGATCCCCTCGCTGCTGCTCGGCCTGATGCTGCGCAAGCCGGTGATCCGCCTCAACAACTGGATCATCCGCAACCTCGAGAGCACCAAGGTGATGTGA
- a CDS encoding Hsp20/alpha crystallin family protein yields MAMFPALMNDTMFSDLFDDPFFKGWRSAANNRAAATPANMMSTDVRETDNAYDVDIDMPGFDKDDINVELSNGYLTVSARKDEDHSDKNDEGKWLRRERYVGTCSRSFYVGDDVKESDIHASYKNGTLCLQVPKVQAQPQVESKHTIAIEG; encoded by the coding sequence ATGGCAATGTTTCCGGCGTTGATGAACGATACGATGTTCTCCGATCTGTTTGACGATCCGTTCTTCAAGGGTTGGCGCAGTGCGGCCAACAACCGCGCTGCGGCTACTCCGGCCAACATGATGAGCACCGACGTGCGCGAGACCGACAACGCCTATGACGTTGACATCGACATGCCGGGGTTCGACAAGGACGACATCAACGTCGAACTGAGCAACGGCTACCTGACCGTCTCCGCCCGCAAGGACGAGGATCATTCCGACAAGAATGACGAGGGCAAGTGGCTGCGCCGCGAACGTTACGTGGGCACCTGCTCGCGTAGCTTCTACGTCGGCGACGACGTGAAGGAATCCGACATCCACGCCAGCTACAAGAACGGCACGCTGTGCCTGCAGGTCCCGAAGGTCCAGGCCCAGCCGCAGGTTGAGTCCAAGCACACCATCGCCATCGAAGGATGA
- a CDS encoding YccF domain-containing protein, translated as MRLLGNILWLVLGGLAIAIGWALVGLLLCITIIGIPLGVQAFKMAELTLTPFGKTVVYDRSFDSTLMNIFWVVLVGWWMAIGYVLAGALNCVTIIGIPFGIQSFKMAKLALWPFGAQILSLR; from the coding sequence ATGAGACTTTTGGGTAATATTCTGTGGCTTGTCCTCGGCGGGTTGGCGATCGCGATCGGATGGGCGCTGGTCGGCTTGCTGCTGTGCATCACGATCATCGGCATCCCGTTGGGGGTCCAGGCATTCAAGATGGCGGAGCTCACGCTGACGCCGTTCGGCAAGACCGTGGTGTACGATCGCAGCTTCGATTCCACGCTGATGAACATCTTCTGGGTGGTGCTGGTCGGCTGGTGGATGGCGATCGGATACGTGCTGGCCGGCGCGCTCAACTGCGTCACGATCATCGGCATCCCGTTCGGCATCCAGTCCTTCAAGATGGCCAAACTGGCGCTCTGGCCGTTCGGCGCGCAGATTCTCTCGTTGCGCTGA